One genomic window of Quercus lobata isolate SW786 chromosome 9, ValleyOak3.0 Primary Assembly, whole genome shotgun sequence includes the following:
- the LOC115961277 gene encoding uncharacterized protein LOC115961277, giving the protein MNSLGCNCWGLGNPWSVRALHNLVQCWVPKLVFLSETKVRKKRMERIKERVGFANGLFVPCHGRSGGLALLWTRETDLEIKSFSSHHIDAVITEENSNFKWRFTSFYGHPQTHLRQKSWDLLEYLEDQSQLPWFCFGDFNEILSMEEKSGGATRSQGQMDKFQEVVNVCGFKDLGFLGPDFTWCNMQSGDSRVYLRLDRAFATSDWINKFGEVRVNHLVDSTSDHCALYVADPKAPKRSRTLRFHFEAMWTKREECKDIIKAAWSSASNVNTAEGMVAALNACAMDLKAWSSTSFGQIPKKIQEKRKWLSNLVQSDMDGLLGDEINQNSIANVAISYFEEIYSSSLPNQIEAVTDLIPAKVTEEMNMELTRDFTKEEVIAALKQIHPTKSLGPDENQSAFVANRLITDNVLVAYEIMHYIKHKRGGNDSFMAAKLDMSKAFDRVEWSFIEMIMRKLGFNESWIGLVMKCITSVTYSVIINGLAHGCIVPTRGLRQGDPLSPYLFLGSPKISHLFFVDDSLLFCKANGAECNKLKEILRTYESASGQKINTDKSSIFFSPNSSQECKDEILGILGPMNDTSHTKYLGLSFIIGRSKKLIFTEIKEKVCQKLASWKSKLPSMGGKEILIKAVAQAIPSYTMSCFLLPKSLCADLEREMRSFWWGQKQQETKIA; this is encoded by the exons ATGAATTCCCTCGGTTGTAACTGttgggggcttgggaacccctGGTCAGTTCGAGCATTGCACAATCTGGTGCAGTGTTGGGTTCCCAAATTAGTCTTCCTCTCAGAGACTAAGGTAAGGAAAAAACGTATGGAAAGAATTAAGGAAAGAGTTGGGTTTGCAAATGGGCTTTTTGTTCCCTGTCATGGTCGTAGTGGGGGTCTAGCTCTCCTGTGGACAAGAGAAACTGATCTGGAGATCAAGAGCTTTAGCAGCCACCACATTGATGCTGTCATTACGGAGGAGAACTCAAATTTTAAATGGAGATTTACTAGCTTCTATGGCCACCCCCAAACTCACTTGAGGCAGAAATCTTGGGATTTGCTTGAATACTTAGAGGATCAATCTCAACTcccttggttttgttttggagaCTTCAATGAAATTCTATCAATGGAAGAAAAATCAGGTGGGGCTACAAGATCACAAGGTCAGATGGATAAATTCCAAGAGGTGGTTAATGTTTGTGGCTTCAAAGATTTGGGTTTTCTGGGACCGGACTTCACATGGTGTAACATGCAATCTGGTGATAGCAGGGTATATCTAAGGTTGGATAGAGCTTTTGCAACTAGTGATTGGATTAACAAGTTTGGTGAAGTAAGAGTTAATCACTTGGTGGACTCAACTTCAGATCACTGTGCTCTATATGTAGCGGACCCTAAAGCTCCTAAACGGTCTCGTACTCTTCGTTTCCATTTTGAGGCTATGTGGACTAAAAGGGAAGAATGCAAAGACATCATCAAGGCTGCTTGGAGTAGTGCCAGCAATGTGAATACGGCTGAAGGTATGGTTGCGGCCTTGAATGCCTGTGCCATGGATCTTAAGGCTTGGAGCTCTACTTCTTTCGGCCAAATtccaaagaaaattcaagagaaaaGGAAATGGCTTAGCAACCTGGTCCAATCAGATATGGATGGTCTATTGGGTGATGAGATAAATCAA AATAGTATTGCCAATGTTGCTATATCCTATTTTGAGGAAATTTATTCTTCCTCTTTGCCGAATCAAATTGAGGCGGTAACAGATCTCATCCCAGCCAAGGTGACGGAAGAAATGAACATGGAGCTGACCAGAGACTTCACCAAAGAAGAAGTTATTGCAGCACTTAAGCAGATTCACCCTACCAAATCTCTTGGCCCCGATG AGAATCAAAGCGCTTTTGTAGCTAATAGACTCATCACTGATAATGTCTTGGTGGCTTATGAGATTATGCACTATATAAAACACAAAAGAGGTGGGAATGATAGCTTTATGGCGGCTAAGttggatatgagcaaagcatTTGATAGGGTTGAGTGGTCCTTTATAGAAATGATTATGAGGAAGTTGGGCTTTAATGAGTCTTGGATAGGTTTGGTAATGAAATGTATAACCTCGGTTACCTATTCAGTCATCATAAATGGCTTGGCCCATGGATGCATTGTGCCTACTAGGGGACTCAGGCAAGGGGACCCTCTGTCTCCTTATTTGTTCTTGGGGTCTCCAAAAATCAGCCACCTTTTCTTTGTCGATGACAGCCTACTCTTCTGTAAAGCCAATGGTGCTGAATGCAATAAGCTGAAGGAAATTCTCAGAACCTATGAATCAGCCTCAGGGCAAAAGATCAACACAGATAaatcctccattttcttcaGTCCAAACTCTTCTCAAGAGTGTAAAGATGAAATTCTTGGTATTCTGGGGCCTATGAATGACACTAGCCATACAAAGTATCTTGGGCTCTCCTTCATCATTGGACGGTCAAAAAAGCTAATCTTTACggagataaaagaaaaggtttgtCAGAAGTTGGCTAGTTGGAAAAGTAAGCTACCCTCGATGGGAGGTAAGGAAATCCTCATTAAAGCGGTGGCTCAAGCCATCCCTTCCTACACAATGAGTTGTTTCCTTCTTCCAAAGAGCCTATGTGCAGACCTTGAAAGAGAAATGAGGAGCTTTTGGTGGGGCCAGAAACAGCAGGAGACAAAGATTGCTTAG